The following proteins come from a genomic window of Methanomicrobium sp. W14:
- a CDS encoding PAS domain S-box protein: MATQKILIVNDDVSDAIVTKAILRKNNFEVSGIIIDALDAIQQAGSERPDLVLMKIGISGSASSIEAASKIIENYRVPVMFIVGDNDISLLKRIKKLNNPVVVLKPFSEAELIKSVTLAINRHIAEEKMRQSRDEANIDPAETGLNNIPAPAITINKRGAITRINKEMEFFTGFRKNELIGRKFLSLIDTTEKNSGDEDIRIWPDKVLIKLSNGKTQRVSIFTGFLESFGDNFDEQILVFKKETGEVEFAVKDIDVIFAKVLNSLDDIVFVLNTEMEITHYNQKFAIFAKRLSMSKFQLSRPVYEIPQFSKIANVNVYEELFKNAREVKQVRKYGSGKDCMYMLFKFIPLETNGKTSHMITVMRDITEMQEARQKTGVIYDEFMKNRTLIKNIHTAIGDIRTALYGIVKYVEKNPDKLRDSEFQQVAMLTRHAEKKLLVFDNAWSKYETQLNMLQMNAKYKFDKK, from the coding sequence ATGGCTACACAAAAAATCCTGATTGTAAATGATGATGTTTCGGATGCAATCGTAACCAAAGCTATCCTTAGAAAGAACAATTTTGAAGTCTCCGGCATCATCATAGATGCACTTGACGCAATACAACAGGCAGGCTCGGAAAGACCTGATCTCGTCCTTATGAAAATAGGAATATCGGGCAGTGCCAGCTCAATAGAGGCTGCCTCCAAAATTATAGAAAACTACAGGGTGCCTGTTATGTTCATTGTCGGCGACAATGACATTTCGCTTTTAAAAAGGATCAAAAAGCTCAATAACCCGGTAGTTGTCCTCAAGCCCTTCAGCGAGGCCGAACTCATAAAATCAGTGACTCTCGCCATAAACAGGCATATAGCTGAAGAGAAGATGCGCCAGAGCAGAGACGAGGCAAACATAGACCCTGCCGAAACCGGCCTTAACAATATCCCGGCTCCTGCAATCACAATAAACAAAAGAGGAGCTATAACGAGGATAAATAAAGAAATGGAATTTTTCACGGGCTTCAGAAAAAACGAACTTATCGGCAGAAAATTTCTCTCGCTTATTGATACAACCGAAAAGAACAGTGGTGATGAAGACATCAGGATTTGGCCTGACAAAGTCCTTATAAAACTTTCAAACGGCAAAACACAGAGAGTGTCCATATTTACTGGTTTTCTTGAGAGTTTCGGGGACAATTTCGATGAGCAGATACTGGTATTCAAAAAAGAGACAGGAGAAGTTGAATTTGCAGTGAAGGATATAGATGTAATCTTTGCAAAAGTACTCAACTCCCTTGATGATATAGTATTTGTCCTCAACACCGAGATGGAGATTACCCACTACAACCAGAAATTCGCTATTTTTGCAAAACGCCTTTCCATGAGCAAATTCCAGCTTTCACGTCCTGTATATGAAATCCCGCAGTTCTCCAAAATCGCAAATGTAAACGTATACGAAGAACTGTTCAAAAATGCAAGGGAAGTAAAACAGGTCAGAAAATACGGCAGCGGCAAAGACTGCATGTATATGCTTTTTAAGTTTATCCCTCTTGAAACAAATGGCAAAACTTCTCATATGATAACCGTTATGCGTGACATTACGGAAATGCAGGAGGCCAGGCAGAAAACAGGCGTGATATACGACGAATTCATGAAAAACAGAACCCTCATAAAAAATATCCATACGGCAATAGGAGATATCAGGACAGCACTTTACGGCATAGTGAAATACGTCGAAAAGAACCCGGACAAGTTGAGGGACAGTGAATTTCAGCAGGTTGCAATGCTTACGAGGCATGCGGAAAAAAAACTGCTGGTATTCGACAATGC
- the tmk gene encoding dTMP kinase → MLVTVEGIDGSGKSTLLQGLAEKLKDLNPVFTREPGATWIGEQVRRGIKEKINPVAEALLFVADHAAHLDTVIRPALKEGRLVVSDRYTDSRYAYQSETLKGLVKDPKKWLEDIHNGWTISPDLTFLLMLPVEESLERINGKNIEKEHFECRAVLENVQANYLELAEKNPERFIVIDAKKDKKEILDFVSEIIRKKSKIARIN, encoded by the coding sequence ATGCTGGTAACGGTTGAAGGTATTGACGGAAGCGGAAAATCCACCCTTCTACAGGGTCTTGCAGAGAAATTAAAGGATTTAAACCCTGTATTTACACGGGAACCCGGAGCAACATGGATAGGAGAACAGGTAAGGCGAGGGATAAAGGAGAAAATAAATCCGGTTGCAGAGGCTCTCCTCTTCGTGGCAGACCACGCGGCGCACCTTGACACTGTCATTAGACCTGCCCTGAAAGAAGGAAGGCTTGTTGTCTCAGACAGGTACACGGACTCAAGATACGCATACCAGTCCGAAACCCTGAAAGGTCTTGTGAAAGACCCAAAAAAATGGCTTGAGGACATTCACAACGGCTGGACGATATCTCCCGACCTGACGTTTCTCCTGATGCTTCCCGTAGAAGAGTCGCTTGAAAGAATAAACGGCAAAAATATTGAAAAAGAGCATTTTGAGTGCAGGGCGGTACTTGAAAATGTTCAGGCAAATTACCTTGAACTGGCTGAAAAAAACCCCGAACGCTTTATAGTAATCGATGCAAAAAAGGACAAAAAAGAGATTTTGGACTTTGTTTCAGAGATTATACGTAAAAAATCAAAAATAGCCCGTATTAATTAA
- a CDS encoding HisA/HisF-related TIM barrel protein, protein MKIFLAVDILNGNVVHGYKGRRSEYRPLDWGIAKSTVPCKYIQEMGAKNVYFADLNMIEGTGNNNSEILACRGLTGTAIINRGAKKPEDAIKENWLKSVISSETCTEEQKNFPTGSFDYFSIVVRDKKTYPSKKLPAEVFSACNEWNFNGGIVMNLSSVGSEDRMGGLDIESIRKSYSKELLYGGGVYDMEDLKRLYDAGYDGAIITTAVHKGRIPKEILAEGEICW, encoded by the coding sequence ATGAAAATTTTTCTCGCCGTAGACATTCTCAACGGAAATGTCGTCCACGGCTATAAAGGAAGACGCTCTGAATACCGCCCACTGGACTGGGGCATTGCAAAGTCCACAGTCCCCTGCAAATATATACAGGAAATGGGCGCAAAGAACGTTTATTTTGCTGATCTTAACATGATTGAGGGGACAGGAAACAATAACAGTGAAATCCTTGCATGCAGGGGTCTGACCGGCACCGCAATAATCAACAGGGGTGCAAAAAAACCTGAAGACGCAATAAAAGAAAACTGGCTTAAAAGTGTTATCAGTTCAGAGACCTGTACAGAGGAACAGAAAAATTTCCCCACGGGCTCCTTTGATTATTTCAGCATAGTCGTCAGGGACAAAAAAACATACCCGTCAAAAAAATTACCTGCAGAAGTTTTTTCAGCCTGCAATGAATGGAATTTCAACGGCGGCATCGTAATGAACCTGTCAAGCGTCGGGTCTGAGGACAGGATGGGAGGTCTGGATATCGAAAGTATAAGGAAATCCTATTCAAAGGAGCTTCTATACGGAGGAGGGGTATACGACATGGAAGACCTGAAACGTCTTTACGATGCAGGTTACGACGGTGCTATAATAACGACCGCTGTTCATAAAGGCAGAATTCCAAAGGAAATTCTGGCGGAAGGAGAAATATGCTGGTAA